The segment atactgttttgattatcgTAGCTTTATAgtgtagcttgaagtcaggaagcataaatCTCCAAGCTTTGTTCTCTCTGTCgaaattgctttgactatttggggtcttttgtgggtccatatgaattttatgattatttgctctaatagtttattgaaaaatgctgttggtattttgatagggattgcgttgaatctgtaaGTTGATGTGGGCAGGATGGAATCAATATtgtttatatgctaacaaagcaCTGTACgtgttacacatattattaacattagacatcaaaaatgaaaagataatatgAAAAAGATTCATATTTATTTACAGGTATAATGATTCACGCATTGATAATGAAGAAGCAGCAGTATGGGTACATTATGGTAGCCTAGTGTGTAATCCATACCACTTGGCATATATTGGTAAAGTAATTATAATGGGTCTTTATGCCTGACTCTGAGAGCTGTGAAACTCATTTGTATCAGAGAAGACCATAACGTTACAGATAATGTTTCAGACCAAGTTGTCTTAAGATGCAGAGTTTTGTTATAGTGCAGTGTTCACTTTTTCTACTTTTGTACTTTAGTCGAAGAAAAAAGGACTGAGTGCAGAGGAAAAGAGAGCCCGCatgatggaaatattttttgAGACAGTAAGTCATTTTCCCtaagatttttaatattttgtgtaaTTTTCTTAAGTATACGTCATCCAGTGTTAACTGTACCTTTTTTGTTGGAGATAAATACTGATCAGTTTCCTGAAAAATGGATAAAATCTTGCAAACATGTTTGGTTCCTGTGACTCTGTGGAGTATGAAAGAACCCTATCCTAGTGTTGGTAGAGTCACTTCCGTCCAGACTGTCCTACACACTGGCACCAGAACTGTCTGAAGCATATATTTGACTGTGTCCCCCTTTCTGCCTGCAAATAATAGTAGCTCAGATCCACTGAGTGCTTCCTAGGTGCCAATGATTGTTCTAAACACTTGATATAGATACtatctgatttcatttttttaaccctATGAGATCAATACCATTCTTATCATCTTCATTCCATAGTTGAGGATATCTGAGACACAGCCTAAGAAACCCACCCTGGATCTCAAAAAATAGAAGCGTTAGTACCAAGATTCCAACTCAGGCAGGAACATCTGGTTTTAGAAGCAGGGTTAAATATTGCCTCTTTGGGTTTACAAATCTGCTGATAGTGTAACACTTATGATGATATACAGGCCTCCTTAATTTATTCCAGATATTTGTGCCTGCCACTAACAGGATATGTTAGTTCAAACTAATATGTTTGAAGTTTTGCCTGCTAAGTGGCGGAGCCAAGATTCAAACACAGGCATCCGGCTGTACAGCTTCTTTTCTTCATCATGTTGCTGTAAGGTGGCTTTTCTTTGCTTCCAGGTTGAAGTTCGAATCTTTGACCTACACAAAAACTGACATTGTCTTAGCCTAATAAGGGTTTAAACCTTAAACCCTTGAAAGGACCTTTAAACTCTGATCTGTTTGCAACCTCCTGGCTAACATACACAAATGTGAAGAAGATGGGGAAAAAATGGCAAAATAGAATATGAAATTAGTTAAATAAGTAATAATAATTCTtgacattttcattttgatgatgcagattcacagtgaaataaacaaaacattctGTGTACTTTTTTATTAAACTGCCCTCTAAATGTTACCCTACTAATCTTGCTTACCTGCAGTGACTTACTAAAAGTCATTGGCAAATCAGAACAGACTATCAGATTAAGAGTAATGATGTGATTAGGAGATAACTTGATGAAGTTTGTATATGAAAATTATAGCTATTCTACtgtgttgaaatattttttctggaTCTCAAAGCAAGAAAAATAGATTTAATTCCTACCATGCAGTGGAAAGCTAGGGAGAGTGGTGGAGAAATTGTTTTGTCCTTTATGatattgttaattttctcaaatatcAAAATTAGCTGTTTCTGATTGAATAATTTTCAACTCTGCTGTCAAGTAATAACATGAAGATACTATTTATTATGATACTAATGAGTATTAGTAGCTTAAAGAAATTCAGTAGtcagtgaatttttatgtgagccTAGGAAttaattatattgatttcagttcATATATTCCTACATACAGTCattcatatgtatacatacatacatatatatacttgaaGTTGctaatataatagaaaaataattctttgGTTACCAAACTTAAGAACATGGGAGCAGTATAGCTCAATGGTAGAGAACTTGCCCCTGACGTCTATTTTACCTAATAGCTGAGCTTAAACAATTTACTtgtctaagtctcagtttcctcagctattACAGAGGATGATAATTGTACCCAGCTCAGAGTGTCAGGGTGTTggtataaggattaaatgatataatCTGTGTAAAACATTACAATGCCAGGTCAAAAGTGCTTAATTAAAAGTTGTCTAGTATATAACTATGTGTCTCCTATGGTATCTTTACACATAGGTTTCTTTTTTAAGAACTAGAACCATTGTGTTCATCTCCTGTATTATCTCTGTTTAATGCTGGTGAGAACTAATACTTACTTGAGACCATTTTCTCTGTCCATTTAAATGACCAGACTTCAGTTCTGCAGCTAGTTCTTGGAAGCCCATTTATTTACACAGCCCCCCCACACTGGGGCAGCCAGTATGTGGGGCACTTCCATTAAGACCACATATaggcaagtctcaataaattcataTTCTTTTTCCAGGGAATCTGAAGTATTTGCAAATAGGTTTGATTGACTTTTTTATAATGAAGTTGAGGCCTATCAttaatttattacattttctcTGAGATCCTAAGGTATTATCTTTAAACAGTTGATTCCCAGATGTGCAAAGATTGATTTAATACTCTTACGACCAATgacttagtttcattaatttactAAATCTTACGTGTAGTGAGGTGAAGTTACTTTTTCCAACATTTTATTGCGAAAGATGAAAGAATCATATAGTGAATACTGGTATGCCCCAAAAGATTCTACCGTTAACATTTTACTCTACTTGCTTTATCATGTACATACTCACCTATCCACTCCTTTATGTACCCATCACGTCACCATTTTTGTGGGGGTAAGAGAGTGGGAATGTGCTTCAGAGTTCTTCGTATATCCTGAGTGCCAGTCTTTGGTCAGGTATATGGTCTGTGAGTATTGGCTTCTAGTCAGTATTTGTCATTTCATTTCTTAATAGTGCCCTTGtttgaacagaaatttaaaatttttatgaagtcccATTTTCATGCTACTGAAGTTGCCTTTTCAAGTTCTTAGAAGAGAGCCCACATTTCATAACAATCACAATGCTGTTCTCGTTACTTCagtcttttcaaatatttcacttTTGTTATCTGAGTTAGTTCACCCCTTCGACTGAGGCTTATTACAAGAATAAAGGAGTCTTCtacatagatttttttccaaCCATAAGATTCAATATTCTACATGAGTATCTTCCCATAATGTTTTGCTTTGTCTATCATAGACATGCAACACGTATAGGAGAACAGTTGATAGGCAGCCACGAATTATATAATTTTCCTGTTGTTTAGGTATAGCTCTTCCAGGAAACCAAATGTAAACAAATCTTGACAAACTATAAATGTAATCAAAACAGTTGTCCATTTGCTTTTAGTTAGAATTGCTAAATCTGTGGCATATGATATATCCTAAGCAAAGAACTGTTAGTGTTTTCTTCAAATCAGTGTCAGAAGTTGATTATCTCATGTTAACAAATGATTCACCATAACTTGTTTTTATACTTCAGTGGGAAGATGCCCTTTACATTGTTCTCCAATTGCTTTAAAGATTTGTATGTTCATGCAAAATTGGTCCATCTTAAGTTCTGTTGAAGGAAATGAACAAGATCATTGCAGTTTCTTCTAGCTCTAAAATGCTTGATCCCATGGCATAGTTCATTTGTAGGCATAGATTTTAGTACAATGTTTTAAGAACATAATTATGGTAATTATAAATAGAtagtagaaaataaatacattcttttcatttccttctaaaaaCTCTCTTAAACAGAAGGACGTATTTCAATTAAAAGACATGGAGAAGATTGCTCCCAAAGAGAAAGGCATTAGTAAGTATCAAAGATGTGCTGGCATATTTTGGGAACTATCGGTTGTCTTTTCTGCAGTAGTCCTTCACCTTATGGAAACATAAATTTCTAGCAATGTAGAATATTTCTAAGTCCTTATTACATGATTTCTTTGCGCCACAGTCATGATTCTTGGATTTGGAATATCTGCTCTAGGAAAATTAAGATGGAATATGCATACatgcccatgcacacacacacgtacatacatacaactacaaacatttatttatgggtctaattttatttcaaaagaagTAAAAACTGCTCATGAGTGTTATAACGTTTATTAAATGTGACTTTGTATCTTTGCAcagtgtattagttttctacaGTTGGCTGTAGCAAATTACCACTAACTTTTTGGTGGCTAGATATAATTGAAATGTATttcctcatagttctggagactagaCGTCTAAAATCAAGTTGTCCACAGGGTTGGTCCCTTCTAGAGGCTCAGAGGAGGAATCCTTTTTGTGCTTTTCTCCTGCTCCAGGTGGCTGCTGGCAGTACTTGGTTTGTAGACCCACCATTCTAATCTCTGCCTGTGTTTTCACGTGACTTTCCCCTTTGTTTTCTCCCTGTCTGTCTCTTACAGGGACACATATCATTGAATTTCAGACACACCCTAAATCCAGGGTGATTTCATCATGAGATCCTTAATACATCTATACAGATCTATACAGACCCTTTTTCcaatacagtcacattcacaggttctgaggGTTATCTTTTGAGGGATCACGGTTAAAACCTTACTTTCTGATTGTATAAGCTATACATGTTTGTTTTAACAGATTTGGAAATTATAGAGAATATAATGAAAATTTGTTTCATAACTCCTCTATTTTGAGATCActgctgttaacattttggtgtattttgGGGTCTATTCTTAGTTCtattagtgtgtgtatgtatctgtccaTTTCTCTGAGAGGGAACCATGCTATATACTCAGTTTTATATTCATGTATGTTTTCGTGTAACATTATATCATCTATGTTGACCTAAGTCATTTGCTCTAAAACAAAAAAGATCTACAACATCTGCATCTCCTAATGTTTCATTCTGTGACCACCCACTGTACCATAATTTGCTTAACCCTTTACCAATTATTGAATATCTAGGTTATCCCCAAATTTGCTGCTAATGTTAATTGGTAATTAACATGCTATccattaaatttttatataaaagactaattttcagagcagttttaggttcacagcaaaattgagaggaaggtacagcgATTGCTCATATACCTCCTGTCCCCACAAATGCATAGATTGCCCTGTCAACATCACTCACTgggtacatttgttacagttgatgaaccTGCATGACACATCATAACTGAAGTCCATAgattacattagggttcactcatGGTGTTGGACATTCTGTGGTTTTGGACAAGTGTATAATGACATGGATCTCTCATTATGGAATCATACACAGTATTTTCACtgacctaaaaatcctctgtgcttctACGcatcctttcctctccctgcccttaaaTTTTTTTCCACATTTCATATTACTTCATTAGGAAATGTCCttaaaaatggaatagaaaataaaGACTGGTATAGTTTTAGGTTTTCTGTATGTATTCTGAAATTGCCTTTAGGAAAGGTCACACCAAATGATACTCATATTTATTTCTCAGAACTGTGTTTTCAGTTTTAGAATTCCTTGACATTTCATTTCTTACTGTTCTTTATAAGTGAGGTTGAGTGTTTTGCACATTtggtgttgattttattttttgatttattaaatctttataattttttaatagattttattatatttgagGATCTGCCCTAGGAAAAGTTTTAATGGACACTAAAATACGGATATCTTAGTATAGTTTCatttaatagaaaataagaatTGTTCATGAATTTTGAGCATTTCTGAAATATGACTTCACATTTTTacatgctattttttaaaaccttttttctgACTTTTAATCTTACCCCAACCATAACATCCAGATTCTTTATTgtttaacttttcaaaataattttatttttgtttttttagcaaGAAGGCAATACATGTTcattattgggaaaaaaaaagaaaaaagaagaaatagaaattgccTTTCCCCTACTATTCAAAATAACCATTGTTACATTAGTGCATAttgtcttttaactttgttttcctatataatacattttgaatgtatatatatatatatatatatatatatatatccatgccATTAAATATAACATTTTTATAGTAAATTTAATAGTTGCGTAGTATCTCATcacaataaaatatttggaagtccagtttccaattttttgttattgaaaacAGTGCTTTGATAAAGCATCCTTATGCGTATCCatcattattttctttggatGGATTTACAAAAGTGGAATTTCTGTGTAAAAGGTATGCATAAATCTAAGgattttttagtgttttaatttGGTAGTCAAGAATCATAtctaattgctttattttttgcatttcttcAATTATTAGTGAGTTTGAACATTTTTCTTGCTTACTGTTCATGGATATTTTGAGGAAGCCCATTAacgtgattttgttttctattggagtacttgtctttttttgttattatttttaaaagctccttaTTGTTAACTTACTAACTTTTGATCTGTAATATTTGTTGCAAATGCTTCCCCTGTTACtggccttttaattttatttatgtattttaatgaagtctttaAAAATTATCTCTTTTAGCTGCCATGTCAGTTAAAGAAGTTCTTCAAAGCTTAGTTGATGATGGTATGGTTGACTGTGAGAGGATTGGAACTTCTAATTATTATTGGGCTTTCCCAAGTAAAGCTCTTCATGCCAGGAAACGTAAATTGGAGGTTCTGGAATCTCAGGTAAGTCACCACAGCTAAAAATAATAGATTTGCTTTGtaagaaagaaattttttttttacttgttttcattTAATAGTTTCCAtcaaatttttaacatttattactAGACTTAAAGTCTAATCAAAATCTCTTTCTCACAAACAATACAAGGACTTTGGAGTGTTTTAACTTTTATCTTCCCACAGGCTATAATATTGTTTTCTAGTATTTTAGTTccttttagatttatagaaaaattgttGGGAAGGTAGAGAGTTCCCAAATATAGGTGTGTGTCGTATGCTCCCTCCTCCCCAGTTGGAAAGTAGAGCATTCCTGTGAAACCTTTTGTAAGCTGAAATGGCTTAAAGTGAAGAAGTAATcactaatttatatggaaaaatttgTAGTGTTCCCAGACCCAAAAATATCACCTCTCTTAAGCTTTTCTGATACCCTAGGACACTTCTTGCTGATGGACGCACAGAATAAattgagataaagcacagatgctcacagacaggTCAAAGATGTGGTGGTTGATGCTGAGATGCCGAGTATAGTTCCTGGGTAAGGAGTTTGGTGGGGCAACTCTCACTGCTCAGGATGTATGCTGCCTCTGTAAAGGCTCACCACAAAACAAATGCTGaatgctatttttgtttttcatgttcttttataaaagtgaaaatcctctttgtatttctttcagtTATCAAAAATAGGTGTtaatgtaggtctttcataaaagcaaagtgtCATGACCCAAACTTTCAGAGAGCAGGGAACACCTGTACCACCCCCTAATCACTCCCAAACACACAATTTCCCCTGTTTTTGACATATTAGTGTGGTAcctttgttacaattaatgaaccagtaTTAATACcttattattaattaaagtccATGGTTTATATTAGGATTCACATCTGTTGTGATGTACATTCTGTGAGTTTTGATGAGTGCATAAATAACATGTGTCCATCGTTACAGGATCACACTGaacagtttcactgccctaaaatctTTTATGCTCCACTTACTCCTTTATCCTTCCCTGTCCCCTAACCCCTATCAGCCACTGATCTTTTTTACTGTCTCTACAGTTTTGCCTTGTCCAGAATGTCATATGGTTGGGATCATCCAGTCTATTCAGgttggcttctctcacttagcaatACACATTTAAGATTCTTCCATTGTCTTCtggtggcttgatagctcatttctttttattgctgaataatattccgttgaataagatgtaccacagtttattcattcagATAGTGAAGAaaacttaggttgcctccaaGAATATGTGCACTCGtacttcattttattgtgctttgctttattgtaCCTTGCAAatactgtgttttttacaaattgaaggtttgtggcaaccctgcatcggGCAAGTGTatcggcaccatttttccaatagtatttgctcatttcatgtctctgtgtcacattttggtaattctcacaatacaTCAAACCTTTTCATTGTTATTATAGTTGTTATAGTGGTCTTGATTAATGATTTTGATGCTACTATTGtgattgttttggggtgccactAACCATGCCCATATAAGACAGCAGTCTTAGACAATGATGTATGTGTTCCACCAACTAGCTGTTCccccatctttctccctctccttgggcctccctaaTCCCTAAGACACACcagtattgaaattaggccagtaaTAACCCTAAAATGACCTCTGAGTGTTTTAGTAAAAGGGAAAGAGTaacacatctctcactttaaatcgaAAGTCAGAAATGATTATGCTTAGGAAGGCATGTGGAGAGTTGAGATAGACTGAAGGCTAGGTGTCTTGTGCTAAATAGTTGGCCAAGTTGTGAATGTAAAGGAGTCTTTGAGGAAATTAAAAGttctactccagtgaacacatgaatgataagaacgTGAAACACCTTATTGCTGATGGTAAGTTCTAGTGGTCtgaagttatccagaagatcttgCTAAGATACTTAATGCcagtggctacactaaacaaaagATTTTCAGTGAAAACTAAATAGCCTTCTGTtgaaagaagatgccatctaggactttcatagttagaaaggagaagtcaatgcctggttttaaagcttcaaaggacaggctgactctcttgttaggggctaatgcagctggtgactttaagtggAAGCCAGCGCTCATTTACCATTCTAAAAGTCCTTAATAATTTTGTTAAATCTACTTTGCCTGTTCTCCAAaagtggaacaacaaagcctggatggcaGCACATCCGTTTACAACCTGGTTTACTGAATATGATGATAAGCACATGGTTTACTAAGTTTTAAGCCCATCGTTGAGACCTACTggtcagaaaaaaagattcctttgaaAATATGACTGCTTTGACAGTGCACCTGGTCACCAAAGAGCTCTGGTGGAGATGGGCAAAAGAttgatgttgttttcatgcctgctaacacagcatGCATTCTGTAGCCCACGGATCAAGGAGTAAGTCTTGTtattgaaaaaatacattttgtaaggctgtAGCTGCCCTAGATAGTGATgcttctgatggatctgggcaaagtaaattgaaaacctggaaaggattcaccctTCTAGGTGCTATTAAGGACAtttatgattcatgggaagaggtcaaaatatcaatatAATCAGAAGTCTGGAAGCAGTTAATTACAAccttcatggatgactttgaggagaGAACTAGATTTAGAAGTGAGACTTAAGATGTGGGTGAACTGCTGCAGTCTCATGATCAAACTTGAACGTATGAGAGTTGCTTATTATGGATGAGCAAATAAAGTAGCTTTTGAGAtggaatttattttttgtgaagatgctgtgaagatcgttgaaatgacaacaaaagatttagaatattccataaatgtatttgataaagcagtggcaggatctgagaggactgactcccaattttgaaagaaattctgtTATGGGTAAAATGCTGTCACACAGCGGCAGCatgtgctacagagaaatcatttgtaaAAGGAAGAATCAATTGATGTGAcagacttcattgttgtcttagtTTAAGAAATTCCAAAGCCACCTgtcttcagcaaccaccactgATCAGTCAGCGGCTGTCAACATTCAGGCAAtacctccaccagcaaaaaagaTTCCAGCTCTCTGAAAGcacagatgatggttagcattttttagcaatacggtattttttaattaaggtttatacatttttttttttagataaaatgcTATTGTATACTTAATAAAccacagtatagtgtaaacataacttttatgtgctgggaaacaaaaaattcatttgactcactttattgcattatttgcttAATCTGGAACTGACCCCACAATATCTCTGAAGTATGCTTGTATTTAGTCTGTACTGCAAGATTCCATCACATTTTAATGAACTATTTTTTATCCTTTTACAAGATTGATGGAGTGAATTACCATGTGGAATTTATAGTATGGGCAGGAAATGGGACTTAAAGGAAAATGGCTATAAACTTGTTTTGGGGTGCAGAGGGGAAGGATCCTAATTCTGGAAGGTAATAGGAACAGGAAActttaatgaagaaaatgaagtaaattagtttttttctgtttggaGGTTATGTGGAATTGCATTTCTGTCCTGG is part of the Manis pentadactyla isolate mManPen7 chromosome 1, mManPen7.hap1, whole genome shotgun sequence genome and harbors:
- the MND1 gene encoding meiotic nuclear division protein 1 homolog isoform X4, whose translation is MSKKKGLSAEEKRARMMEIFFETKDVFQLKDMEKIAPKEKGITAMSVKEVLQSLVDDGMVDCERIGTSNYYWAFPSKALHARKRKLEVLESQLSEGNRKQANLQKSIEKAKIGRCETEERDMLAKELSSLRDQRQELKAEVEKYKECDPQVVEEIRQENKVAKEAANRWTERT